A section of the Kribbella sp. HUAS MG21 genome encodes:
- a CDS encoding S-adenosylmethionine:tRNA ribosyltransferase-isomerase, translating to MTVHPHTRFVLPDALNAGEPPEARGLSRDQVKLLVAEGSTVTHTRFDRLGDHLRAGDLLLVNTSGTLAAAVDGSPYTVHFSAPLDNGTWVVELRDGGAPMFDGAAGQEVQLPEGVLTLLAPYQAGANRLWIARPPVADVLGYLQRHGRPITYNYVGKRWPLASYQTVFAREPGSAEMPSAARPFSFELVSHLAAQGVLIAPIVLHCGVSSPESHEPPMPERYDVPAHTARLVNWVKSNGGRVIAVGTTAVRAIESAATDGTVTPSRGWTNLVLTPDRPPQVVDGLITGWHAPEASHLLLLESVAGPTQVQRAYDAAIHHNYLWHEFGDTCLILR from the coding sequence GTGACGGTGCATCCGCACACCAGGTTCGTGCTGCCGGACGCACTGAACGCTGGTGAACCTCCTGAGGCACGTGGTCTGTCGCGTGACCAGGTGAAGCTGCTGGTCGCGGAGGGGTCGACCGTCACGCACACCCGGTTCGACCGGCTCGGCGACCACCTGCGGGCCGGGGACCTGTTGCTGGTCAACACCTCCGGCACGCTGGCCGCAGCTGTGGACGGGTCGCCGTACACCGTGCACTTCTCCGCGCCGCTCGACAACGGCACCTGGGTGGTTGAGCTGCGGGACGGTGGTGCACCGATGTTCGACGGTGCTGCTGGGCAGGAGGTGCAGCTGCCGGAGGGAGTGCTGACGCTGCTCGCGCCGTACCAGGCTGGTGCGAACCGGCTGTGGATCGCGCGGCCGCCGGTGGCGGACGTGCTCGGGTACCTGCAGCGGCACGGGCGGCCGATCACCTACAACTATGTGGGGAAGCGCTGGCCGCTGGCGTCGTACCAGACGGTCTTCGCGCGGGAGCCGGGCAGTGCGGAGATGCCGAGCGCGGCGCGGCCGTTCAGCTTCGAGTTGGTGAGCCACCTGGCGGCGCAGGGCGTGCTGATCGCGCCGATCGTGCTGCACTGCGGCGTCTCGTCACCCGAAAGCCACGAGCCGCCGATGCCCGAGCGGTACGACGTACCGGCACACACGGCGCGGCTGGTGAACTGGGTGAAGTCCAACGGCGGCCGGGTCATCGCGGTAGGCACCACGGCGGTCCGCGCCATCGAGTCAGCCGCGACGGACGGCACAGTCACCCCGTCCCGCGGCTGGACCAACCTGGTGCTCACCCCCGACCGCCCACCCCAGGTGGTAGACGGCCTCATCACCGGCTGGCACGCCCCCGAGGCCTCCCACCTACTCCTCCTGGAATCAGTAGCCGGCCCCACCCAGGTCCAACGCGCCTACGACGCCGCCATCCACCACAACTACCTCTGGCACGAATTCGGCGACACCTGCCTCATCCTGCGTTGA
- a CDS encoding SDR family NAD(P)-dependent oxidoreductase, whose product MTGSTGGIGWETARGLADRGAEVILVGRDPDRAAAAAQRIRQQTRGTADWIAADLTRQDGVRALAEKVAQRQQVLHVLVNNFGYSPPRRELTADGVELTFAANVLAPYLLTQLLLPELRAGAGRVVNLTGGIPNGPIDRTNLQAEKRFLGWTFSQYNHCKTALMAMSYEFARTTDGITVNVAYPGHASTPGNRAMPLRAFPYAYRPVVPALRLLGPVLLKDIAKASRSSIHLATSPALEGVTGKYFDTDAGESAWPDSVLDEHNRAAVWHLCARMVNAG is encoded by the coding sequence GTGACCGGAAGTACCGGCGGGATCGGCTGGGAGACCGCTCGGGGACTGGCCGACCGCGGCGCGGAGGTGATCCTGGTCGGTCGCGACCCCGACCGGGCAGCCGCCGCGGCGCAGCGGATCAGGCAACAGACCCGGGGTACGGCGGACTGGATCGCCGCCGACCTCACCCGCCAGGACGGCGTCCGGGCGCTCGCCGAGAAGGTTGCCCAGCGCCAGCAAGTGCTGCACGTGCTGGTGAACAACTTCGGCTACTCCCCGCCGCGGCGCGAGCTGACCGCGGACGGCGTCGAACTGACGTTCGCCGCCAACGTGCTCGCGCCGTACCTGCTGACCCAGCTGCTGCTCCCGGAACTCCGGGCCGGTGCGGGCCGGGTCGTGAACCTCACCGGCGGCATCCCGAACGGCCCGATCGACCGCACGAACCTCCAGGCGGAGAAGCGTTTCCTGGGCTGGACCTTCAGCCAGTACAACCACTGCAAGACCGCGTTGATGGCGATGAGCTACGAGTTCGCCCGGACCACCGACGGCATCACGGTCAACGTCGCGTACCCGGGCCACGCGTCGACCCCGGGCAATCGCGCGATGCCGCTGCGGGCCTTCCCGTACGCCTACCGTCCGGTCGTGCCGGCGCTCCGGCTCCTGGGCCCTGTGCTCCTCAAGGACATCGCGAAGGCGTCACGGTCGAGTATCCACCTCGCGACGAGCCCCGCGCTGGAAGGTGTCACGGGCAAGTACTTCGACACCGACGCCGGCGAGTCCGCCTGGCCGGACAGCGTCCTGGACGAACACAATCGTGCGGCGGTCTGGCACCTGTGCGCCCGGATGGTCAACGCAGGATGA
- a CDS encoding helix-turn-helix domain-containing protein: MTGLRARTRDAVRAQLAELAIGLFLDRGYDATTVDDIAAAAGVSKRSFFRYFGTKDDAVFHGADAVAERVARELETAEGDDWDCLRQVLTRWQDAIYASGRVLELVESSPALRARMVEKRDELRRLISAALLARPGSTLDAYSADLLTAAAGAVLDASAQEWLRTGGDRAELIKRGFEELGPRRR, translated from the coding sequence GTGACGGGACTTCGGGCGCGGACGCGGGACGCGGTGCGGGCACAGCTGGCCGAGCTGGCGATCGGCCTGTTCCTGGACCGTGGGTACGACGCGACGACCGTCGACGACATCGCGGCGGCGGCCGGGGTGTCGAAGCGGAGCTTCTTCCGGTACTTCGGGACGAAGGACGACGCGGTCTTCCACGGCGCCGACGCGGTCGCGGAGCGGGTCGCGCGGGAGCTCGAGACCGCGGAGGGCGACGACTGGGACTGTCTGCGGCAGGTACTGACCCGGTGGCAGGACGCGATCTACGCGTCAGGCCGGGTCCTGGAGCTGGTCGAGTCGTCGCCGGCGCTCCGGGCCCGCATGGTGGAGAAGCGCGACGAGCTACGCCGGCTGATCAGCGCGGCACTGCTCGCTCGTCCGGGATCGACACTGGACGCATACTCCGCCGACCTGCTGACGGCGGCTGCCGGCGCAGTACTCGATGCCTCCGCGCAGGAATGGCTGCGGACCGGCGGCGACCGGGCGGAGCTGATCAAGCGCGGCTTCGAAGAACTCGGTCCGCGCCGCCGCTGA
- a CDS encoding SDR family oxidoreductase, with translation MTPDSSNRPVALITGASAGLGLALAHGLADRGWALVIDARSAEALKDAADAVADRTDVVPLAGDVADPDHRADLVDAITELGRLDLLVNNASYLGPSPLQALAAADLDELRRVYEVDVLAPVALTQALLPALTASSGVVINISSDAAVEAYETWGGYGSAKAALDHVTRVLAAEHPALAVYAVDPGDLRTAMHQAAFPGEDISDRPEPSTVVPAFLQLLDNRPASGRYRAAEFAPAVTS, from the coding sequence ATGACACCTGATTCCTCGAACCGTCCTGTCGCTCTGATCACCGGCGCCTCCGCCGGTCTCGGGCTCGCGCTCGCGCACGGGCTGGCCGATCGCGGCTGGGCGCTGGTGATCGACGCCCGCAGTGCGGAGGCCCTCAAGGACGCCGCGGACGCGGTGGCCGATAGGACCGACGTCGTACCGCTGGCGGGCGACGTCGCCGACCCGGACCACCGCGCCGACCTGGTGGACGCGATCACCGAGCTCGGCCGGCTCGACCTGCTCGTCAACAACGCCAGCTACCTCGGCCCGAGTCCGTTGCAGGCGCTGGCCGCGGCGGACCTTGACGAACTCCGTCGCGTGTACGAGGTCGACGTACTCGCACCTGTCGCACTCACCCAAGCCCTGCTGCCGGCGCTCACCGCATCGTCCGGTGTGGTGATCAACATCAGTTCCGACGCTGCTGTGGAGGCCTACGAGACCTGGGGCGGGTACGGCTCTGCCAAGGCGGCTCTCGACCACGTGACTCGGGTGCTGGCCGCAGAGCACCCGGCGCTTGCGGTGTACGCCGTTGATCCGGGTGATCTGCGTACTGCGATGCACCAGGCCGCCTTCCCCGGTGAGGACATCTCGGACCGGCCTGAGCCCAGCACCGTCGTACCTGCGTTCCTGCAGTTGCTGGACAACAGGCCGGCCAGTGGTCGGTACCGGGCAGCGGAGTTCGCGCCGGCGGTGACGTCGTGA